From the Odontesthes bonariensis isolate fOdoBon6 chromosome 9, fOdoBon6.hap1, whole genome shotgun sequence genome, the window CAAATTTAGGGCTTGAAGTTTCCACTTTACTCATGATATTTCGACCATGActgagtttaatctccagtAAAAGGGAAAACTCCTCTTATGTTTATTCATATATGACTTGTTTGGAGTTTTAGAACTTTTCCTGTCTTAGCGTTTTTAAACAGgcatcaaattcagaaaaaaaaaacatatttagaaGATATATGTCCGATAGTTTTAACATCTAATATGCCGTCTTTGTGCTCTTTTTCCATTCTGTTACAGCATTTCAGTGACATGCTATTCATTGCATTCTTTCTTAATTAATGTCCCAAATGTTCTGCAAACCCAGTTGTACTTACAACCACTTCAAGCCCGGCTCGTCATATATCcccaacatgaaaaaaaaataatttttacttTCACCACAGATCGGAGGCGAATGCTGCAGTAGAAACGCAGACGACACTGGTTGACATTCATGATTACTCATAGCTGTATTACTGTTAGGTTGAATATCTGAGAAGCATTTTTAAGGGTGAGATTTTTGAAAGAAACGGCAAAATAAATCCAGCCAGATGAGAGTTATCGTTTCATTCTTGTCAAAAGCTGTAGGGTGCAGCTGCAGTGGACTTGCATTACTGCTCTTGCATGATATATACAGCTCTTTATACCAAGCCTGGTATAAAGCTTGGTCTGTTATTTGCAGAGAGGGCACCCCCACCAGTGAGGCAAATATAGAGAAGCACAAGAGGAAGTACAGGCACTCTTCACTGCAGCAGTGTGAGACCTTCACTCAAGTGGCCACCTTTTGCAAACATGGAGACAACACAGAACTATCCAGAAATTGAGGTAAGAATAATATAGAGAGTTTAAATTCGTGTACTTGTTATTTCAAACAATTTCCCATAGAGGCCTTTGTTTCATTTCTACTTACACCGAGACATTCTATTTAAAAAGTACTTTTAGGTTCTCAGATGCAGAATATTTCATGTtgaattggtcatttctgtAATTAGAAATAATTAGATATGATTGAAAGCAAACGGTCTAACTGTGATTTAGTCTGTTGTCAAATGTCCTTTAACCTTCCACCGGATACAATTTAATAAGTTCAGCATAAAAGTCTGGCAGTACACTTGAATAttttcaaaccttcacctttgttaagaagatattttttttgttttgttttattctgtgATTAAGTCTAAACTGCTGAACTCTCAGAAGATGTAAAGGACAGAGTACATTTGGAATCACTGAACAGTGAAGATGCATCCTAACAGATGTGGGGTAGTCAAATTTAATCTGCTCTGCATCTTACCAAAGAGACGAGCAAAGGAAGAAATTCTTTGTAACACTTCCTATATTGAAGGAAAGTGTGGGTTTTTTTAACGACGTGCATGTAGAAGTGAGAACAGGCAGCACGCTGCAAAAGTCTTGTGCCacccattttttttatattttgctttcaagcagccagactttctggTAATCTTTCAGTGGTCTTCATCAATAGTTCAGGTTGTCGGACAGActtcaaagtattttttttctgcatcagccGCTTCCTTCACTATTCACCTTTGTATCCGACCATATTCACACAAATGTTTGTTAAGCGACTCTACACTGATCTATGAATCTTTAAAGCAAAATATGGACATCTAACTCAAAGGATGTgtcgacacataacagacaacttagaaAAGAACCAGTTTTAAATCATATCTTTGGGCTCTTTgctaccagcagcctgtcacagagacacatcatttgttcccatttctttagtttcctctatgaaaaacagcaaagataacacagtctgacagacagaaaacaagatttctgcagcaacaaggtgattcccaaagagctgttagctgaaaacttggcatatctcagcatggtgtgcagtgtgtccttaaaacatttgaggaaactggacaagtggaggacagaagaagaagtgtcaggcctaaagaactatctacagcagatgaacaggatctgaaagtgatgtccttaagaaagaggaaaacatccagcaaagacctgacacaggagctgagagatgcatctggagcttcagctgatccatctgctgttggcccaagcctcatcagaaatgggctccatggaagggtggctgtaaagaagccgttcttaaggaagggaaacagggagaaaaggctgagctgtgccaaaggacacaagaagtgggctgaaaatcagtggcagcaggtctgatggagggatgaatcctccccagagcccggagctcaacattactgaagcagtgtgggatcatgttggcagagaacggaacaaaaggcagcccacatccaaagaagagctttgggatgtccttcaagaagcctggagaactattcctgaagactccttaaagaaaggacagaaagctgtctgagagggttcaggctgtgctggaggaaaaaggagctcagagcagatattcactttaaagctgctcagaactgtaTAAACTTTGTTTTTACCTTTTTGCTTTATATCCACatgtttttatgtaaaatatGTAACGCAATCAGGGCTGCAGTGCTTATTCTTACTTCTACATGAACTTGTCATTAGAAAAATAACCCTCAATCTTCTTTAGTATAGGAAGTGTGacagttttcttcttttcaatTCTGATGTATTTATATTGTTATACATGTTTCAactcatttatatatataaaaaaagaccaGCTTAAATCGTTTTATAAACATTTTCTATCATGCAATCTGTTTTTCATAGTTAATTACTTCAACGTTATTCAAATGGGATAAATGACTGTTTTAACCACTGTTAGTACAGTCTAATTGAGTGAAAATTCAAGTTTAAAGTTGCTGATTTTAGATAAAAATTCCCTGAAGTCAttttaaatttgtatttttttagccAACATTTCTCAAAAATGATTAGAAAATTTTaatatatgattttttttgcttgcCAAAGTATGTTTTGCCAGCTTTGACCCAAACATACGACCAAAAAAAGCGTGTGAAGGGGAAGTGAGAACTATCTGGCCTATTCAGTGTTTCCACCTAATTtgactcggggggggggggggcgcagcaGGAAGCAACAAACACCTTAATTACacaagtgttttctttttttctgcaatTGATGAGTCATATCCATCTTTATGAAAAATGATAATCTGGGAATTTTTCGGCTGAAATGTGTCATGTCTAACACAGACTGTTGTTCCATTTTTCAGATATTCCAGACGGGTGATTATAACTACACAGACTACAACGAAACAAATGACTGCGATGATGAAAGCAAGGTGATGGAGAACTTTAACACCATGTTCCTGCCTGCGTTTTACAGCGCGATCTTCCTCCTGGGCTTGACAGGGAACGGCCTGATGATAACGGTGCTCCTGAGGCGGCGCCGGCTGCGCATCACAGAGATCTACCTGCTGCACCTCGCCCTGGCTGACCTCCTGCTCCTCTTCACGTTGCCTTTCGATGTGGTTGAAGTTTTTGCAGGCTGGGTTTTCGGAGAGATGCTGTGCATTGTGAAGGGCTTGATTAAAAACCTGAACATCTTCAGTGGGAGTTTCCTCCTAGCTTGCATTGGATTTGATCGGTATTTGGCCATCGTCCACGCGATCCCCAGCATGCAGACTCGGCGTCCACGAACGGTGCACCTGACATGCTTTTCATTATGGCTCTTCTGTTTGCTTTTGTCACTACCCAACGTTGCGTTTCTTTCCGTGAGAGATCCAGCAAACACGTCTGCTTtcgaatgtttttattttcgttTCGGTGAGCACGCACACGACTGGGTTATGGCCAACAGAATCTTACATCACGTGTGCTTCTTCTACAGTCTGGCGGTCATGTGCTACTGCTACACTGCACTCGTACTTACTTTGTCTCGGAGTCATAAAAGCCAAACAAAGAGGGGAGCCATTCGACTGGCTGCACTCGTCACACTGGTGTTTTGTTTCTGCTGGCTACCATATAACATCACCTCACTGGTTCAAACTCTCGTAGAGCTGGAACTTGTGAGTTACGACGCCTGTAAATCTTTCACCTACCTGTACCAGGCCTCCGCTGTGACAGAGACCCTGGGTGTTTCCCACTGTTGCCTGAACCCTTTCTTGTACGCCTTTGTCGGGGTGCAGTTTCGCAATGACCTGATATACTTACTTTGTCAACTGGGCTGCGGCCGTATTTGTCTGCCTTTTATCAGAGCTGGGAGTCACAGCCGAGTGTCTATTTCTGAAGGAACAACAAGCAACAGCAACTTTAACAATTAAAGTTTTCCGTTGACTGAAAACGCTGCGACTTTGCTCAGTGTTCTGTTAATATATCACAGATTGCTACTTTGACTGCATTAAACATGTACCCTGTCAACAAAAGTGCCATTATTCATGTTTCTTTGTAGATATTCTATATTCAATAAACATTACTTTATACAGAAAACGTGTCCTTAAGTCTGTCTTATGAAGGAAGCAAAAAATAGCCAAAACAATATCAGATTGTTATTATTCTATTTTTAGACTTctattaaaacacagttatacAGAACAACTGCAAACAATCACAAATTGCATCTTATGTACAGCaactatatatattatatatatatatattatatataatatatatatatataattcctTTGCACAACAGTTTGGTAGTTGGACAAAATAAATCAATGATATTAAAACAAATAGAAATTTGAGGCACTCCTCTCCTGACTGCCACTCTGCTCCCACAACAAATACACAGATTGTTTGAAAATTTACACATTTTACAGTATTTTAGAAAATGGCTTCAAATTTGTTATTGAACAGTGTTACAGTGCTTTTATATATTCAATTTTTCAAATCAGTTGTAACTCAAAATTTGATGATTATCgctgatttgttttttgtttttttcatctccTTGACAACACCTACAAGAATAACAATGAAATATCTGGACACAATGGGAAGTGAAtgcttggtttttttttgtttgtttgtttttttgtttttttttcccagtttgtTGAGCCGGATCAGAAGGGCATATTGGCCATGCCTCCAGTGCCATAGCCAATGGGACCTTCCAAAGACATTCCCCGCTGTCTGAGAGACTGTGGACCCATCATACCCGACTGCGGGTGGGGAGGGGCCCGCATGGGGCCCTGGTGTCCAAAGGGCTCCCCTGGAATTGACACGCCTCGCTGTTTAGCCTGCATCATCATAATGTTTTGCTGTGTCATCATATTATGTGGGTGCTGCTGAGGGGGCATCATGCCGGGGTATGGATTGGAGGGGTGATGGAGAAGGCTGTTGGCCATCATGGCttgctgttgttggagttgCTGCTGAGGCATCAGGCCTGTCCTACCCATCATATGCCCAGGGGGACACATGGGGCCCAGTCCCCCACCAGACACCATACCCCTTGAAACCCCCTGAGGAATGCCCATGCTTTGGCGTATTCCACCATGTGAGGGGTGAGGTGGCAGCTGCTGCTCGGCCATACTCTGCAGGCTTGCTAAGTGGGGATTGGACGATGGGCCGCTGCTGTGCTGTGGGCCTGAAGACAGCTGCTTGAGGAGCTGCTGTGGAGTATGTTGCTGGGATGGTGGCCCCTGATGTGGATTCTGATGTGGATCACTCTTGGGGAAGTACTGAAGGGTGCTACTGGGCTTATCAGAAGGAATGATACGGGAGAGATCAAACTCAGGGATCCCTGTGTGGGTGGGTCGTATGACTTCACTTAAATCCGGACCATCGCTCATAGGCAGAGAGCCAAACGAGTCCGAAGGGTGAGAGGAGCGTTGGTGAGGATGGCCTTTGCTAAGCAAGTGTAAATGCTGATGTGGGAGAACATCATCATTAGATTGAGAGAAATTCTGTGGCATTCCTCCAATTGGTGAGTGCATGGGCCCGTGTGATGGAGGCTGCATGCGAGGAAAACATGCCATCTGATTCTGAGGCAGCGGTGATATGTTGCTGGGCCCCATTCCATCAGGTCCTCCTCCTCCCATGATGACAGAATTCATGGCAGGCATGCCCATGTGGTTTGGGGATGACAGCACAGGTCCTGAGGCGTCATGGGAAAGGTGCTGCTGAGCTTGGTTGACAATACCCATGGGGCTATGTGGATCACTGTGGGGACCAATGGAGCCCTGGGAGACAAGCATCTGTGATGTCTGTGTATTCCCCATGTGTCCTGGTgagaaaacaaatcaaacatTAAAACGATCCCTTTTTAACCCATGTGTTATCCGTCTTTCACAGTATGTCCTTGTTTTCATACCTCCAATACTGACACCAGACAGAAGAGGTCGATCTGGTAGCATCTCATCATCAGAAGTGGCGATCGTTTTGATTGCGTCATGATAGAGAGGAGTAGAACTGGGAACAGCATACTTGGACATCTGGGACATAATAAGGGATAAAGGATTCTGAGATGGCGGGGCATCAGGAGAGGAATTAAACGGCAAACTGGGATTCATTGAGCCTGGCTGGCTTACAGGGGTGGAGTTGGAACTCCTTGGAGGAAGTGACGGGCCTGCGAAGAACAtagaaaaaattattattatcacaGCAATAAAAAGGAACAGCATTCATTATGATCAGAGAAGACAATTATCTGACCATCAGCTCTTTTGAGCTTGAATTGGAGTGTACCTGTTTCGGTGGAGCTACTTCCTCCATTACCAATTAACTTCCCAGTGCTTGGACCACCTGGACTTGGAAGAGCCGTTTTAGGAGAGGCCCACCCTGGAGATCCCACTGCCATGACTGGAGACTTGAGTCGTCCAGGAGAGGCAGATGGAGAGTGCAACCCAAGGCTGGAAGACCCCATTATTTGAGGAGATTTCACTGAGGAAGAGCATGGAGTCCCAGCACCAGATGCAGGGGGAAGAGGGGGGTGGTGCCCTGCTGAAGAGAGTGGCGACTTCAGTCCAGGAGCAGAGGGGGAGGGTAAATGAGGAGATGGTTTCTGATTGAGCGATGGGGACTTGAGCTGGTGAGGAGGCCCTGATGGGGAGCTCAGGGGGTTGACACCGACTGACATGTCAGAGGCGTGCCTTGGACCAAGGTCTGCTCCTCTAAGGCCTCCAGCCAGCGGCATGTGACTAAGCCGAGATGTAGCTCCCATTTGATTGGGACCTGGCTGGTCAGGCCCAAACATCTCAGGGCCAGGTTGTTGAAGATAGGGTCCATCGACCGGTCCTCCAGGGAAGGGACCATGACTTTGAAATTGGAAGGTGCCATCAGGTCCCGGGATCATTCCCTTATTTCCTCCTCTTCCATTTTGCGAAGAACCCATTCTTGAAATCTCTCCAGTGCCAAATATCTCACCTAAAGACGCTCCGCCTGCATGACCACCTCTGAGCCTCTGTGACAGCATcaactgctgctgttgctgaagATTCATCTGAGGGTTCATGCCCATTGGGACATTGCTCCCTAAAGGAGAATCCACCAAGTCTCTCATCTGAGGGCCCGCTCCAGGAGAGCCCATAATCTCCCGTGAACCAGGAAAGTCCATGGGATCACCTCTACCAGTAAGTGGACCCCGGCCCATACCCAAATTAGGAAAGTCTGGGCCCCCGAGACCATCCATAATTCTTGAACCCAAGTTTCCCTGTTGCTGCTGTTTAGCTAATCTGTCTAATTCAAACCTGGAAACACCCTGCATGTGCCGTTTCTCCATGATCCGAAACATTTCCTCCCTTGTTAACAGCTCTGGGTCACCTTGCAAGTGTTGTGGAGGCCCACTGGGGTAGCAGCCATGAAA encodes:
- the cxcr5 gene encoding C-X-C chemokine receptor type 5, which encodes METTQNYPEIEIFQTGDYNYTDYNETNDCDDESKVMENFNTMFLPAFYSAIFLLGLTGNGLMITVLLRRRRLRITEIYLLHLALADLLLLFTLPFDVVEVFAGWVFGEMLCIVKGLIKNLNIFSGSFLLACIGFDRYLAIVHAIPSMQTRRPRTVHLTCFSLWLFCLLLSLPNVAFLSVRDPANTSAFECFYFRFGEHAHDWVMANRILHHVCFFYSLAVMCYCYTALVLTLSRSHKSQTKRGAIRLAALVTLVFCFCWLPYNITSLVQTLVELELVSYDACKSFTYLYQASAVTETLGVSHCCLNPFLYAFVGVQFRNDLIYLLCQLGCGRICLPFIRAGSHSRVSISEGTTSNSNFNN
- the bcl9l gene encoding B-cell CLL/lymphoma 9-like protein isoform X3, which codes for MHTDNKLANHGKQVSSDSRSQVPNVNHQTQQQGAAAHLGSKGVGPGSHGVKTSQISLGNPGLKAVGQSQSGVGGMLKTKSKRERSVSIDSGESRNAIPPVLETDAKGEGVMRSKRRCVLTKKQPYSGDEWCSGPDTDDEDKPHAAAQRERGLAGPIQGLSDRLSAGHLSEPGGPIMGCGVGPGLKAEPPQPSQQVVYVFTTSLANSAAEAVMKGQTDSILLFHQQNVPHSKLEQSALNDTEKGHLPGKLSSLSEKLNSSSSPPSATPKSQCGTPRPASAGVGGSFPPAGTPSSAGQSDNESSQTRPGRASSNNSAATHRSEGGSTATPVGLDPGNRDCTGGMPLPVATVSPSGSPSILSTHLQSDAVQRSGPVNTDGLSKEQLEHRERSLQTLRDIERLFLRSGAGGGPGEPGGTNSNAPNNPSNLNNNNNADRSGIEETDSGTNNSGNCSSGNMLSSALAPVGAMKKYEEPLQSIISQTQSLGGAALDSPEMDSHHSLPQHPLHQMASPGEDMGPLLGPEGLTREQMAWRKLQEEYYQEKRRQQEIQPPAHPQHFRMMTEVGMHGGPMMMRGPPPPYHSKPGDQQWSPANMMGGGMSGNGRMLDMHQEGPRGPRFIGQIQRGQPGGGGFPCSPGGGLSMEGVGPQRPSRPGMIWLDDMPNNSGGGQFHGCYPSGPPQHLQGDPELLTREEMFRIMEKRHMQGVSRFELDRLAKQQQQGNLGSRIMDGLGGPDFPNLGMGRGPLTGRGDPMDFPGSREIMGSPGAGPQMRDLVDSPLGSNVPMGMNPQMNLQQQQQLMLSQRLRGGHAGGASLGEIFGTGEISRMGSSQNGRGGNKGMIPGPDGTFQFQSHGPFPGGPVDGPYLQQPGPEMFGPDQPGPNQMGATSRLSHMPLAGGLRGADLGPRHASDMSVGVNPLSSPSGPPHQLKSPSLNQKPSPHLPSPSAPGLKSPLSSAGHHPPLPPASGAGTPCSSSVKSPQIMGSSSLGLHSPSASPGRLKSPVMAVGSPGWASPKTALPSPGGPSTGKLIGNGGSSSTETGPSLPPRSSNSTPMSKYAVPSSTPLYHDAIKTIATSDDEMLPDRPLLSGVSIGGHMGNTQTSQMLVSQGSIGPHSDPHSPMGIVNQAQQHLSHDASGPVLSSPNHMGMPAMNSVIMGGGGPDGMGPSNISPLPQNQMACFPRMQPPSHGPMHSPIGGMPQNFSQSNDDVLPHQHLHLLSKGHPHQRSSHPSDSFGSLPMSDGPDLSEVIRPTHTGIPEFDLSRIIPSDKPSSTLQYFPKSDPHQNPHQGPPSQQHTPQQLLKQLSSGPQHSSGPSSNPHLASLQSMAEQQLPPHPSHGGIRQSMGIPQGVSRGMVSGGGLGPMCPPGHMMGRTGLMPQQQLQQQQAMMANSLLHHPSNPYPGMMPPQQHPHNMMTQQNIMMMQAKQRGVSIPGEPFGHQGPMRAPPHPQSGMMGPQSLRQRGMSLEGPIGYGTGGMANMPF
- the bcl9l gene encoding B-cell CLL/lymphoma 9-like protein isoform X1, whose amino-acid sequence is MHTDNKLANHGKQVSSDSRSQVPNVNHQTQQQGAAAHLGSKGVGPGSHGVKTSQISLGNPGLKAVGQSQSGVGGMLKTKSKRERSVSIDSGESRNAIPPVLETDAKGEGVMRSKRRCVLTKKQPYSGDEWCSGPDTDDEDKPHAAAQRERGLAGPIQGLSDRLSAGHLSEPGGPIMGCGVGPGLKAEPPQPSQQVVYVFTTSLANSAAEAVMKGQTDSILLFHQQNVPHSKLEQSALNDTEKGHLPGKLSSLSEKLNSSSSPPSATPKSQCGTPRPASAGVGGSFPPAGTPSSAGQSDNESSQTRPGRASSNNSAATHRSEGGSTATPVGLDPGNRDCTGGMPLPVATVSPSGSPSILSTHLQSDAVQRSGPVNTDGLSKEQLEHRERSLQTLRDIERLFLRSGAGGGPGEPGGTNSNAPNNPSNLNNNNNADRSGIEETDSGTNNSGNCSSGNMLSSALAPVGAMKKYEEPLQSIISQTQSLGGAALDSPEMDSHHSLPQHPLHQMASPGEDMGPLLGPEGLTREQMAWRKLQEEYYQEKRRQQEIQPPAHPQHFRMMTEVGMHGGPMMMRGPPPPYHSKPGDQQWSPANMMGGGMSGNGRMLDMHQEGPRGPRFIGQIQRGQPGGGGFPCSPGGGLSMEGVGPQRPSRPGMIWLDDMPNNSGGGQFHGCYPSGPPQHLQGDPELLTREEMFRIMEKRHMQGVSRFELDRLAKQQQQGNLGSRIMDGLGGPDFPNLGMGRGPLTGRGDPMDFPGSREIMGSPGAGPQMRDLVDSPLGSNVPMGMNPQMNLQQQQQLMLSQRLRGGHAGGASLGEIFGTGEISRMGSSQNGRGGNKGMIPGPDGTFQFQSHGPFPGGPVDGPYLQQPGPEMFGPDQPGPNQMGATSRLSHMPLAGGLRGADLGPRHASDMSVGVNPLSSPSGPPHQLKSPSLNQKPSPHLPSPSAPGLKSPLSSAGHHPPLPPASGAGTPCSSSVKSPQIMGSSSLGLHSPSASPGRLKSPVMAVGSPGWASPKTALPSPGGPSTGKLIGNGGSSSTETGPSLPPRSSNSTPVSQPGSMNPSLPFNSSPDAPPSQNPLSLIMSQMSKYAVPSSTPLYHDAIKTIATSDDEMLPDRPLLSGVSIGGHMGNTQTSQMLVSQGSIGPHSDPHSPMGIVNQAQQHLSHDASGPVLSSPNHMGMPAMNSVIMGGGGPDGMGPSNISPLPQNQMACFPRMQPPSHGPMHSPIGGMPQNFSQSNDDVLPHQHLHLLSKGHPHQRSSHPSDSFGSLPMSDGPDLSEVIRPTHTGIPEFDLSRIIPSDKPSSTLQYFPKSDPHQNPHQGPPSQQHTPQQLLKQLSSGPQHSSGPSSNPHLASLQSMAEQQLPPHPSHGGIRQSMGIPQGVSRGMVSGGGLGPMCPPGHMMGRTGLMPQQQLQQQQAMMANSLLHHPSNPYPGMMPPQQHPHNMMTQQNIMMMQAKQRGVSIPGEPFGHQGPMRAPPHPQSGMMGPQSLRQRGMSLEGPIGYGTGGMANMPF
- the bcl9l gene encoding B-cell CLL/lymphoma 9-like protein isoform X2, translated to MHTDNKLANHGKQVSSDSRSQVPNVNHQTQQQGAAAHLGSKGVGPGSHGVKTSQISLGNPGLKAVGQSQSGVGGMLKTKSKRERSVSIDSGESRNAIPPVLETDAKGEGVMRSKRRCVLTKKQPYSGDEWCSGPDTDDEDKPHAAAQRERGLAGPIQGLSDRLSAGHLSEPGGPIMGCGVGPGLKAEPPQPSQQVVYVFTTSLANSAAEAVMKGQTDSILLFHQQNVPHSKLEQGHLPGKLSSLSEKLNSSSSPPSATPKSQCGTPRPASAGVGGSFPPAGTPSSAGQSDNESSQTRPGRASSNNSAATHRSEGGSTATPVGLDPGNRDCTGGMPLPVATVSPSGSPSILSTHLQSDAVQRSGPVNTDGLSKEQLEHRERSLQTLRDIERLFLRSGAGGGPGEPGGTNSNAPNNPSNLNNNNNADRSGIEETDSGTNNSGNCSSGNMLSSALAPVGAMKKYEEPLQSIISQTQSLGGAALDSPEMDSHHSLPQHPLHQMASPGEDMGPLLGPEGLTREQMAWRKLQEEYYQEKRRQQEIQPPAHPQHFRMMTEVGMHGGPMMMRGPPPPYHSKPGDQQWSPANMMGGGMSGNGRMLDMHQEGPRGPRFIGQIQRGQPGGGGFPCSPGGGLSMEGVGPQRPSRPGMIWLDDMPNNSGGGQFHGCYPSGPPQHLQGDPELLTREEMFRIMEKRHMQGVSRFELDRLAKQQQQGNLGSRIMDGLGGPDFPNLGMGRGPLTGRGDPMDFPGSREIMGSPGAGPQMRDLVDSPLGSNVPMGMNPQMNLQQQQQLMLSQRLRGGHAGGASLGEIFGTGEISRMGSSQNGRGGNKGMIPGPDGTFQFQSHGPFPGGPVDGPYLQQPGPEMFGPDQPGPNQMGATSRLSHMPLAGGLRGADLGPRHASDMSVGVNPLSSPSGPPHQLKSPSLNQKPSPHLPSPSAPGLKSPLSSAGHHPPLPPASGAGTPCSSSVKSPQIMGSSSLGLHSPSASPGRLKSPVMAVGSPGWASPKTALPSPGGPSTGKLIGNGGSSSTETGPSLPPRSSNSTPVSQPGSMNPSLPFNSSPDAPPSQNPLSLIMSQMSKYAVPSSTPLYHDAIKTIATSDDEMLPDRPLLSGVSIGGHMGNTQTSQMLVSQGSIGPHSDPHSPMGIVNQAQQHLSHDASGPVLSSPNHMGMPAMNSVIMGGGGPDGMGPSNISPLPQNQMACFPRMQPPSHGPMHSPIGGMPQNFSQSNDDVLPHQHLHLLSKGHPHQRSSHPSDSFGSLPMSDGPDLSEVIRPTHTGIPEFDLSRIIPSDKPSSTLQYFPKSDPHQNPHQGPPSQQHTPQQLLKQLSSGPQHSSGPSSNPHLASLQSMAEQQLPPHPSHGGIRQSMGIPQGVSRGMVSGGGLGPMCPPGHMMGRTGLMPQQQLQQQQAMMANSLLHHPSNPYPGMMPPQQHPHNMMTQQNIMMMQAKQRGVSIPGEPFGHQGPMRAPPHPQSGMMGPQSLRQRGMSLEGPIGYGTGGMANMPF